A section of the Naumovozyma dairenensis CBS 421 chromosome 5, complete genome genome encodes:
- the ATG8 gene encoding ubiquitin-like protein ATG8 (similar to Saccharomyces cerevisiae ATG8 (YBL078C); ancestral locus Anc_7.400) — protein sequence MKSAFKSEYPFEKRKAESERITEKFQNRIPVICEKAEKSDIQEIDKRKYLVPADLTVGQFVYVIRKRILLPPEKAIFIFVNDTLPPTAALMSAVYQEHKDRDGFLYVTYSGENTFGHKE from the coding sequence ATGAAATCAGCATTTAAATCAGAATATCCCTTTGAGAAAAGAAAGGCAGAATCTGAAAGAATAACTGAGAAATTCCAGAACAGAATCCCAGTCATCTGTGAGAAGGCGGAGAAATCagatattcaagaaattgataaacGTAAATATTTAGTTCCAGCAGATCTTACTGTTGGTCAATTTGTATACGTAATCAGGAAGAGAATTCTTCTACCTCCTGAGAAAGCTATATTTATATTCGTGAATGATACTTTGCCTCCAACAGCAGCTTTAATGTCTGCCGTTTATCAAGAACATAAAGATAGAGATGGGTTTTTATATGTGACGTATTCAGGTGAGAATACTTTTGGTCATAAAGAGTAA
- the ILS1 gene encoding isoleucine--tRNA ligase ILS1 (similar to Saccharomyces cerevisiae ILS1 (YBL076C); ancestral locus Anc_7.398): MSDNTTHFSFSKQEEEVKAFWDEIDAFHRSLELTEDKPEFSFFDGPPFATGTPHYGHILASTIKDIVPRYATMTGHHVERRFGWDTHGVPIEHIIDKKLGIKGKDDVYKYGIDNYNNECRKIVMTYAADWRKTIGRLGRWIDFDNDYKTMYPSFMESTWWAFKELFEKDQVYRGYRVMPYSTGLTTPLSNFEAQQNYKDVNDPAVTIGFDVIGQEKTQLVAWTTTPWTLPSNMALCVNPEFEYVKIYDEKKDRYYILLEALIKSLYKKPKDEKYKIVEKIKGSELVGLKYKPLFPYFAEEYKETAFRVISDGYVTADSGTGIVHNAPAFGEEDFNVCLAAGIIQPGSTFPNPLDDLGKFTSEVTDFAGVYVKDADKLIIKHLTNTGNLLYATQIRHSYPFCWRSDTPLLYRTVPAWFVKVKDIVPQMLESVQKSHWVPNVIKEKRFANWIANARDWNVSRNRYWGTPIPLWVSDDFKEVVCVGSIAELEELTGVTGITDIHRDIIDKLTIPSKQGKGELRRIEEVFDCWFESGSMPYASQHYPFENTEKFNERVPANFISEGLDQTRGWFYTLSVLGTHLFGKVPYKNVIVSGIVLAADGRKMSKSLKNYPDPNIVLEKYGADALRLYLINSPVLKAESLKFKEDGVKEVVSKVLLPWWNSFKFLDGQIALLKKTSDIDFKYDPNMKSDNVMDRWILASLQSLVQFIHQEMGLYKLYTVVPKLLNFIDELTNWYIRFNRRRLKGENGVEDCLKALNSLFEALFTFVRAMAPFTPFLSDSIYMKLKAFIPADVLSQFSKDDRSVHFLSYPEVREELFDEAIEKAVARMQSVIELGRNIREKKTISLKTPLKTLVILHSDEEYLKDVESLKSYIAEELNVRDIIITTDEAKYNVEYKAVADWPVLGKKLKKDAKKVKDALPSVKSADVQKYLETGELQVADILLVKGDLNVIRGLPESAVQSGQETRTDQEVLIILDTNIYPELKTEGLARELVNRIQKLRKKCGLNATDDVLVEYELVKDTIDFEDVVKQHLDMVSKTCRSDITKSSGKEGAIADEEQSINDTIFKLKIFKL; the protein is encoded by the coding sequence TATCTTAGCATCCACTATTAAAGATATCGTTCCAAGATATGCCACCATGACAGGTCATCACGTTGAAAGAAGATTCGGTTGGGATACTCATGGTGTCCCAATTGAACATATCATTGACAAGAAATTAGGTATCAAGGGTAAAGATGATGTTTACAAATATGGTATTGATAactataataatgaatgtAGAAAGATTGTCATGACGTATGCTGCCGATTGGAGAAAAACTATCGGTAGATTGGGTCGTTGGattgattttgataatgattACAAGACTATGTACCCATCCTTTATGGAATCTACTTGGTGGGCTTTCAAGGAACTTTTCGAAAAGGATCAAGTTTATCGTGGTTACAGAGTGATGCCATATTCTACTGGTTTAACCACTCCATTGAGTAATTTCGAAGCTcaacaaaattataaagatgTTAATGATCCAGCCGTCACTATTGGTTTCGATGTTATAGGTCAAGAAAAGACTCAATTGGTTGCATGGACTACTACACCATGGACTTTACCATCAAATATGGCTTTGTGTGTGAACCCAGAATTCGAATATGTTAAGATTTatgatgaaaagaaagatcGTTACTACATCTTGTTAGAAGCCTTAATCAAGTCTTTATACAAGAAACCAAAggatgaaaaatataaaattgttgaaaagaTAAAAGGTAGCGAATTAGTCGGCTTAAAGTATAAACCATTATTCCCATACTTTGCCGAAGAATATAAGGAAACTGCCTTCAGAGTCATTTCTGATGGTTATGTTACAGCCGATTCAGGTACTGGTATTGTCCATAATGCTCCAGCCTTTGGTGAAGAGGATTTCAACGTTTGTTTAGCTGCTGGAATTATTCAACCAGGTTCAACTTTCCCAAATCCATTAGATGATTTAGGTAAATTTACTAGTGAAGTCACTGATTTCGCTGGTGTTTACGTTAAGGATGCTGATAAATTGATCATTAAACATTTAACCAACACTGGTAACTTGCTTTATGCCACACAAATTCGCCATTCTTACCCATTCTGTTGGAGATCTGATACCCCATTGTTGTACCGTACTGTTCCAGCTTGGTTCGTTAAAGTTAAGGACATTGTTCCACAAATGTTGGAATCTGTTCAAAAATCTCACTGGGTTCCAAATGTTATCAAGGAAAAAAGATTTGCTAACTGGATTGCTAACGCTCGTGATTGGAATGTTTCGAGAAATAGATATTGGGGTACTCCAATCCCATTATGGGTTTCTGATGATTTCAAGGAAGTTGTTTGTGTTGGTTCCATTGctgaattagaagaattaaCAGGTGTAACAGGTATTACTGACATACATCGTGATatcattgataaattaactATCCCATCTAAACAAGGTAAAGGTGAATTaagaagaattgaagaagtttTCGATTGTTGGTTTGAATCTGGTTCTATGCCATACGCTTCTCAACATTATCCATTTGAAAAcactgaaaaatttaatgaaagaGTTCCAGCAAATTTCATATCTGAAGGTTTAGATCAAACAAGAGGTTGGTTTTATACTTTAAGTGTCTTAGGTACCCATTTGTTCGGTAAAGTTCCTTATAAGAATGTTATCGTTTCTGGTATTGTCCTTGCCGCTGATGGTAGAAAGATGTCaaaatctttgaagaaCTATCCAGATCCAAATATtgttttggaaaaatacGGTGCTGATGCCTTAAGATTATACTTGATCAATTCTCCAGTTTTGAAAGCTGAAAGTTTGAAGTTTAAAGAAGATGGTGTTAAAGAAGTTGTCTCTAAAGTATTATTACCATGGTGGAACTCTTTCAAGTTTTTAGATGGTCAAATTGccttattgaaaaagaCCTCCgatattgatttcaaatacGATCCAAACATGAAGAGTGATAACGTTATGGATAGATGGATCCTAGCCTCATTGCAATCTTTAGTTCAATTTATTCATCAAGAAATGGGTCTATATAAATTATACACTGTTGTtccaaaattattgaattttattgatgaattaacaAATTGGTATATTAGATTCAATCGTCGTCGTTTAAAGGGTGAAAATGGTGTTGAAGATTGTTTAAAGGCATTAAACAGTTTATTCGAAGCTTTATTCACTTTCGTTCGTGCTATGGCACCATTTACTCCATTCTTATCTGATAGTATTtatatgaaattgaagGCATTTATTCCAGCAGATGTGTTATCTCAATTCAGTAAAGATGACAGATCTGTTCATTTCTTGTCTTATCCAGAAGTCAGAGAAGAATTATTCGATGAAGCTATTGAAAAGGCTGTTGCTAGAATGCAATCTGTCATCGAACTAGGTAGAAATATTCGtgaaaagaagacaatttctttgaagaCTCCATTAAAGACTTTAGTTATTTTGCATAGCgatgaagaatatttgaagGATGTTGAATCTTTAAAGAGCTATATTGCTGAAGAACTTAATGTCCGtgatatcatcattaccaCTGACGAAGCTAAATACAATGTCGAATATAAAGCTGTTGCTGACTGGCCAGTTCTAGGTaagaagttgaaaaaagatGCTAAGAAGGTTAAGGACGCCTTACCATCTGTAAAATCTGCTGATGTTCAAAAATACTTAGAAACTGGTGAATTACAAGTTGCTGATATTCTATTAGTTAAAGGTGATTTGAATGTTATCAGAGGTTTACCAGAATCTGCCGTTCAAAGTGGTCAAGAAACCAGAACTGATCAAGAAGTTTTAATTATCTTAGATACCAATATTTATCCAGAATTGAAGACTGAAGGTCTTGCAAGAGAGCTAGTCAAcagaattcaaaaattaagaaaaaagtGTGGTCTAAATGCTACTGATGACGTCTTAGTTGAATATGAACTAGTTAAAGACACCATTGATTTTGAAGACGTTGTTAAGCAACATCTAGATATGGTCAGTAAGACTTGTAGATCTGATATTACTAAGAGTAGTGGAAAGGAAGGTGCTATTGCTGATGAAGAGCAATCCATCAATGACACTATCTTTAAGTTGAAGATCTTTAAATTATAA